In Euphorbia lathyris chromosome 10, ddEupLath1.1, whole genome shotgun sequence, a single genomic region encodes these proteins:
- the LOC136208242 gene encoding uncharacterized protein: MAKKTMAEKQKRKKLISIDNVPTFSKQPRSPAPKRRSDFSSFFSSTSISISGSFRHGFSTVTMTGSDDTKVEEALSVVLQCRRFANRRAKKLSKLYKAPVEGIESVSQSRILDHCGSSEETIATENDAMPGEARVTESSSVCATPGNVVWAKTDCQMWWPAEIIGETSSIADSRSQGICGHVLVQFYGNHGSAWVDPARDLSQLENCFEERSCNTMEKFQDALKQALKRKEDLSSYGPLGRSVDESSHPSQQDEPCDKCTSSISSRTESDVLERRKSKRIRKHKLRFADVVFPLKSATKVRRLRIMRYLGLTPPVGSPF, encoded by the exons ATGGCCAAGAAAACAATGGCAGAAAAGCAAAAGAGGAAGAAATTGATCTCCATTGATAATGTACCAACTTTCTCAAAGCAGCCTAGAAGCCCTGCTCCCAAACGACGttctgatttttcttcgtttttctCTTCTACTTCTATCTCCATTTCAG GATCCTTTAGACATGGTTTTTCCACTGTTACTATGACTGGTTCGGATGACACCAAGGTTGAGGAAGCACTCTCTGTGGTTCTTCAATGTCGCAGATTTGCAAACAGAAGAGCAAAGAAGTTGTCCAAGTTATATAAAGCCCCAGTGGAAGGAATCGAATCAGTTTCTCAAAGTAGAATCCTTGACCATTGTGGTAGTAG TGAGGAGACAATAGCCACAGAAAATGATGCTATGCCCGGTGAAGCCCGAGTCACTGAAAGCAGCAGTGTCTGTGCAACTCCTGGAAACGTTGTGTGGGCTAAAACAGATTGCCAAATGTGGTGGCCTGCTGAA ATAATCGGAGAAACATCTTCAATAGCTGATTCAAGAAGTCAAGGCATCTGCGGTCATGTTCTAGTACAGTTCTATGGCAATCATGGCAG TGCTTGGGTTGATCCAGCCAGAGATCTTTCACAGCTCGAGAAT TGCTTCGAAGAAAGGAGCTGCAACACTATGGAAAAATTTCAAGATGCCTTAAAACAG GCATTAAAACGGAAGGAAGATCTAAGTTCATATGGACCACTAGGTAGAAGTGTTGATGAATCCAGTCACCCAAGTCAACAAGATGAGCCATGTG ATAAATGCACATCATCAATTTCGAGTAGGACTGAATCAGATGTACTTGAAAGAAGAAAGAGCAAGAGGATACGAAAGCATAAACTACGCTTTGCT GATGTTGTGTTTCCTCTAAAATCAGCAACAAAGGTTCGTAGGTTGAGGATAATGAGATATCTCGGCCTTACACCTCCTGTAGGTTCTCCTTTCTAA